A part of Acidicapsa ligni genomic DNA contains:
- a CDS encoding response regulator transcription factor, producing the protein MYTSHTVHISGLTSECTKRLEKFLTAQHLSVMHHADIEDFFSTPDEAEASCLITNLHPEHDSISVTLRRLAERPAHPTVILVTNSRDISGAVRAMKEGAIEVLEEPISFIPLLSAVYEALERNKQIRGRRFERMELKRRYERLTRREREVLPLVLGGWLVKQGASVLGIANITMQLHRAQIMRKMEANSLADLVRMGVKLGVRHANSFNQECEKGGSYTPHTITSTTRVLKIGREVKVPSSQGR; encoded by the coding sequence ATGTATACCAGTCACACAGTCCATATATCCGGTTTAACGAGCGAATGCACAAAACGCTTAGAGAAGTTTCTTACTGCGCAACATCTGTCCGTGATGCATCATGCCGACATCGAAGATTTTTTTTCAACGCCAGATGAAGCGGAGGCCTCCTGCCTGATCACAAACCTTCATCCGGAACACGATAGCATCTCCGTCACATTGCGCAGGCTGGCTGAGCGCCCAGCCCACCCTACAGTGATTCTCGTGACCAATTCGCGTGATATCTCCGGTGCCGTACGAGCCATGAAAGAAGGAGCGATAGAGGTTTTGGAAGAACCTATCAGTTTTATTCCGCTTCTATCCGCGGTATATGAGGCGCTTGAGCGCAATAAGCAGATTCGTGGACGGCGGTTTGAACGCATGGAACTCAAACGCAGATATGAACGGCTCACGAGACGCGAACGTGAGGTGCTTCCGCTGGTCTTGGGCGGGTGGCTCGTCAAGCAAGGCGCTTCTGTCCTGGGCATAGCAAATATCACGATGCAGCTTCATCGTGCGCAGATCATGAGGAAAATGGAGGCAAATTCACTGGCAGATCTGGTGAGGATGGGAGTAAAGCTGGGCGTCAGGCACGCAAATTCATTTAACCAGGAGTGCGAGAAGGGCGGATCGTACACACCGCATACGATCACAAGTACCACGCGCGTTCTGAAAATTGGTCGAGAAGTAAAAGTGCCCAGCAGTCAAGGCCGATAG
- a CDS encoding PP2C family protein-serine/threonine phosphatase: MSLQGEFLLVMAGSAIFTVGLISLCAHFSSSLKRERILLWFGLFAAPYGLALVLRSVLIPVPDSLDEMLLVVVVRLIGLAAIIPALLLFHEFYGKGWRLSSKWVTSIYALAVVYVVVLLTLHERTYAIPSPGIALVILVPLVLIVDRIAGYQPPQIRDRPVIFVGQAVFFLTFAYDHISHLWAGNMRAISEPLGFMILTICLGYVVSRRVAANEAEWVSMTDEMRAARRIQTALLPPSMPSLTGVSVAARYAPMTAVAGDFYGFPRVSESSVNEGSMDIIVADVMGHGVPAALVASMVKVCVFAGAQNGKRPDSIIGDLNRTLSQEAPGEFATAVYVSLNVQKGVGWYSSAGHPAPLMWHRKSQTLEALNVSGLLLGVRQEESFTTNQIQFEQGDRLLLYSDGLTEAESAVGLDFGDARLPKVFALWQAYTAEQFADALLKEVLTWSEDNSGPHQSDDITFIVIDFA, translated from the coding sequence ATGTCTCTACAGGGCGAATTCCTGCTGGTGATGGCTGGAAGCGCTATCTTCACGGTGGGGCTGATATCTCTATGCGCTCATTTTTCCAGTTCATTGAAGAGGGAACGGATTCTGTTGTGGTTCGGCCTCTTCGCCGCGCCCTATGGCCTTGCTCTGGTGCTGCGCAGCGTCTTGATTCCAGTGCCCGACAGCCTTGATGAAATGTTGCTGGTTGTGGTGGTAAGGCTCATTGGCCTGGCTGCAATTATCCCAGCGCTTCTTCTTTTCCATGAGTTTTACGGGAAGGGCTGGCGACTCTCTTCGAAATGGGTCACTTCGATCTACGCGCTGGCGGTAGTGTACGTCGTCGTCCTATTGACATTGCACGAGCGAACTTATGCAATACCGTCACCAGGAATCGCATTGGTGATTCTAGTGCCGCTCGTTCTGATTGTGGATCGCATTGCCGGCTACCAGCCCCCGCAGATTCGGGATCGGCCGGTTATCTTCGTAGGACAGGCGGTGTTCTTTCTGACCTTTGCTTACGATCACATATCGCACTTATGGGCAGGCAATATGAGGGCCATCTCGGAGCCTTTGGGCTTCATGATCCTGACCATATGTCTTGGTTATGTTGTGTCGCGACGTGTTGCTGCGAACGAAGCTGAATGGGTTTCCATGACGGACGAGATGCGGGCGGCGCGGAGAATTCAAACTGCGCTTTTGCCGCCGTCGATGCCATCTCTGACCGGTGTGTCAGTTGCTGCTCGCTATGCACCCATGACTGCCGTCGCTGGTGACTTCTATGGTTTTCCGCGTGTCAGTGAAAGCTCTGTCAATGAAGGCTCAATGGATATCATCGTGGCAGATGTCATGGGACACGGTGTTCCCGCTGCCCTGGTGGCGTCCATGGTCAAGGTCTGCGTATTTGCCGGAGCTCAGAATGGCAAGAGGCCGGACAGTATTATTGGAGATCTAAACAGGACTCTCAGTCAGGAAGCGCCGGGCGAGTTTGCAACGGCAGTCTATGTATCTCTGAACGTGCAGAAGGGCGTTGGCTGGTATAGCTCGGCGGGCCACCCTGCACCGCTCATGTGGCATCGCAAATCGCAAACACTTGAGGCTCTGAATGTTTCCGGGCTATTGCTCGGTGTCCGACAGGAAGAGTCCTTCACTACCAACCAGATTCAGTTTGAGCAAGGCGATCGACTTCTGCTCTATTCCGATGGACTGACAGAAGCGGAGAGTGCAGTGGGCCTGGACTTTGGAGATGCAAGGCTACCCAAAGTATTCGCGTTGTGGCAGGCATATACTGCGGAACAATTCGCCGATGCTTTGCTCAAAGAAGTGCTCACCTGGTCCGAGGATAACTCCGGACCGCACCAGTCGGACGACATCACGTTTATTGTCATCGATTTTGCGTGA
- a CDS encoding RNA polymerase sigma factor, translating into MRNTYREREEEQTASLTLCTEQRLISLAKDGDKAAFAELYQLHAHRVFHAVLRITRNHEDAEDVLQEASLKAFIHLKGFDGRSKFSTWLTRIAINTALMMLRKTRGRIEFTIGPEYESGILTNLQLIDETPDPEHRALTTERSVQLNRAVRLLPWALRESLELQLAEELSVKDLANRQGISVSAAKSRLFRAKRQARQSMVRFTLSKAKPVTFVSPTTTAQSRMEAI; encoded by the coding sequence ATGAGAAATACATACCGCGAGAGAGAAGAGGAGCAGACGGCCTCCCTGACTTTGTGTACTGAGCAGAGATTGATTTCTCTGGCCAAAGACGGTGATAAGGCTGCTTTCGCAGAACTGTATCAGCTTCACGCGCATCGTGTGTTTCACGCTGTCCTGAGAATCACGAGGAATCACGAGGACGCAGAGGATGTGCTACAGGAGGCCTCATTAAAGGCCTTCATACATCTGAAAGGATTCGATGGAAGATCAAAGTTCTCAACGTGGCTTACTCGGATTGCAATCAATACTGCCCTCATGATGCTGCGGAAAACACGCGGTCGAATAGAGTTTACGATCGGGCCCGAGTATGAATCGGGCATCCTTACAAATCTTCAGCTAATCGACGAGACGCCCGACCCCGAACATCGAGCGCTTACCACAGAGAGGTCTGTGCAGTTGAACCGTGCAGTCAGGCTGCTGCCCTGGGCGTTACGTGAGTCGCTTGAGCTTCAACTCGCCGAAGAACTGTCGGTAAAGGACCTCGCGAATCGACAGGGGATTTCCGTCTCCGCCGCGAAGTCGAGGCTGTTCAGAGCGAAGAGGCAGGCCCGGCAATCGATGGTCAGATTTACCCTGTCGAAAGCAAAACCGGTAACCTTCGTATCTCCTACAACTACCGCGCAATCACGGATGGAGGCTATCTAA